A single genomic interval of Gemmatimonadaceae bacterium harbors:
- a CDS encoding YdeI/OmpD-associated family protein: protein MAPVKPNAKKIKAFRDAEAFETWLRANHARETEIWIKIHKKDSGLPTVTHAQALDVALCWGWIDAIRKPLNEKSFLQRFTPRRPKSIWSQVNRDHIARLTAAGRMTPHGQKQVDAAKADGRWDAAYAPMRSANADNLPADLRAAIDANPRALKTLKTLGRMNLFALAFRTNNMKTPAGRAKKIADLVSMLARGETIVPERRPAKAK from the coding sequence ATGGCACCGGTCAAACCAAACGCGAAAAAGATCAAGGCGTTTCGCGACGCCGAGGCATTCGAGACGTGGCTCCGCGCGAACCATGCTCGCGAGACCGAGATCTGGATCAAGATCCACAAAAAGGATTCCGGACTTCCCACGGTGACGCACGCGCAGGCGCTCGACGTCGCGCTGTGCTGGGGCTGGATCGACGCGATCCGAAAGCCGCTCAATGAAAAATCGTTTCTACAACGCTTTACGCCGCGGCGGCCGAAGAGCATCTGGAGCCAGGTGAACCGCGACCACATCGCACGGCTCACCGCGGCCGGGCGAATGACGCCGCACGGGCAGAAGCAGGTGGACGCCGCAAAGGCCGATGGGCGATGGGACGCCGCTTACGCGCCGATGCGGAGCGCGAACGCCGACAATCTGCCCGCGGATCTTCGAGCGGCGATCGACGCGAACCCGCGCGCGCTGAAGACGCTGAAGACGCTCGGCCGCATGAATCTTTTCGCGCTCGCGTTCCGCACGAACAACATGAAGACGCCGGCGGGACGCGCGAAGAAGATCGCCGATTTGGTGTCGATGCTCGCGCGCGGCGAAACGATCGTGCCCGAGAGGCGGCCAGCCAAAGCAAAGTGA
- a CDS encoding PEP-CTERM sorting domain-containing protein (PEP-CTERM proteins occur, often in large numbers, in the proteomes of bacteria that also encode an exosortase, a predicted intramembrane cysteine proteinase. The presence of a PEP-CTERM domain at a protein's C-terminus predicts cleavage within the sorting domain, followed by covalent anchoring to some some component of the (usually Gram-negative) cell surface. Many PEP-CTERM proteins exhibit an unusual sequence composition that includes large numbers of potential glycosylation sites. Expression of one such protein has been shown restore the ability of a bacterium to form floc, a type of biofilm.), with product MSSALIRRARHAAGLLALIAGVAHRGDAETLSWIDYCTTGSFKACMNISVSFVTVTPFGTPITQATITLQNLEGTLGLGAWGLESVALANLAADGSPINAHAFVAPTPTFLGTAQDHGVPTGILAGSWLWFTSSTGTASFDRENQFGDGAYPIAGCSPLAANPSYPGYFSTCGDGAIQYSFLMPLVSFTNNTTVSITGFADQAGSFSCTFGVDCVQVTPEPTTFALVGGGLLVIGGFERRRRRRRSLA from the coding sequence GTGTCATCCGCCCTGATCCGCCGCGCGCGCCACGCCGCGGGCCTGCTCGCCCTGATCGCCGGAGTCGCCCACCGCGGTGACGCCGAGACACTCAGCTGGATCGACTACTGCACGACCGGCTCGTTCAAGGCGTGCATGAACATCAGCGTCTCGTTCGTCACCGTCACGCCCTTCGGAACGCCGATCACCCAGGCGACCATCACGCTCCAAAATCTCGAGGGTACGCTCGGCTTGGGCGCGTGGGGCCTCGAGAGCGTCGCGCTCGCGAATTTGGCCGCCGACGGCAGCCCGATCAACGCGCATGCTTTCGTCGCACCCACCCCGACATTCCTGGGCACCGCGCAAGATCACGGCGTTCCGACCGGGATACTGGCCGGTTCCTGGCTCTGGTTCACGTCGTCGACCGGCACCGCCAGCTTCGACCGCGAGAATCAATTCGGCGACGGCGCGTATCCCATCGCCGGCTGTTCGCCGCTCGCCGCGAATCCTTCGTATCCGGGATACTTCTCGACCTGCGGCGACGGCGCGATCCAGTATTCGTTCCTCATGCCGCTGGTGAGCTTCACCAACAACACGACGGTGAGCATCACCGGCTTCGCTGATCAGGCAGGGTCGTTCTCGTGCACGTTCGGCGTGGACTGCGTGCAAGTCACGCCCGAGCCGACGACGTTCGCGCTCGTGGGCGGAGGACTGCTCGTGATTGGCGGATTCGAGCGGCGTCGCCGGCGTCGACGATCACTCGCCTAG
- a CDS encoding c-type cytochrome encodes MIRKILLVLGSVLLVVVVGGALYVGSRQHLTFDAPYPKVVASKDSAVIDRGRYIVRVAAGCAACHGDPAQRAAYKSGADTPLIGGFVFDIPPGKFYPRNLTPDAETGLGGVGDSAIARALRYGVGHDGRALLPFMEMQGLSDDDLVAVVSYLRTQAPVHNVVPPHYFNVMGKVVKATAMSRPVGPSSTPPAVAPRGASVETGKYLVESVALCWACHTERSRVTGALTGPKFGGTKGFQEADDPTHSWSPPNITSDKETGRLGLWTEDQFVARFRQGRVIPGSPMPWQAFAKLSEDDLRSIYRYLKSVPAVKRDNGPVMVTEGKKS; translated from the coding sequence ATGATTCGGAAGATCCTCCTCGTGCTCGGCAGTGTGCTGCTCGTTGTTGTCGTCGGCGGTGCATTGTACGTCGGCTCGAGACAGCATCTCACGTTCGACGCGCCGTACCCGAAAGTCGTCGCGTCCAAGGACTCGGCGGTCATCGACCGCGGCCGCTACATCGTGCGAGTCGCCGCAGGGTGCGCGGCGTGTCACGGCGACCCGGCGCAGCGAGCGGCGTACAAGAGCGGTGCCGACACACCGTTGATCGGCGGGTTCGTGTTCGACATCCCGCCCGGCAAGTTCTATCCGCGCAATCTCACGCCTGACGCGGAGACCGGGTTGGGCGGCGTCGGCGACAGCGCGATCGCCCGAGCGCTGCGATACGGCGTCGGCCACGACGGCCGAGCGCTGTTGCCGTTCATGGAGATGCAGGGACTGTCGGACGACGATCTCGTCGCGGTGGTGTCGTATCTGCGGACGCAGGCGCCGGTGCACAACGTCGTCCCGCCGCACTACTTCAACGTGATGGGCAAGGTCGTGAAGGCGACCGCGATGTCGCGTCCGGTGGGCCCGTCGTCGACGCCGCCCGCGGTCGCTCCGCGCGGCGCTTCAGTTGAAACGGGAAAATATCTCGTCGAATCGGTTGCCCTCTGCTGGGCGTGTCACACGGAGCGCAGCCGGGTGACCGGCGCACTCACCGGACCCAAGTTCGGCGGAACGAAGGGCTTTCAGGAAGCCGACGATCCGACTCATTCGTGGTCGCCGCCCAACATCACGAGCGACAAAGAGACCGGCCGGCTCGGCCTCTGGACCGAAGACCAGTTCGTGGCGCGCTTTCGGCAGGGCCGGGTCATTCCTGGATCGCCGATGCCCTGGCAGGCGTTCGCGAAACTCAGCGAAGACGACCTGCGGTCGATTTATCGTTATCTAAAAAGCGTGCCGGCGGTGAAGCGTGACAACGGCCCGGTCATGGTGACCGAGGGGAAAAAAAGCTGA
- a CDS encoding DinB family protein, whose product MTAAATTSPRVYNPISGSSCVPPTYAGDLDVLPGCLAAVIEDAKSIVAGLSDAQFNWKPSPGQWSVAQCLKHLVLTGTIAANGQEAAIAQLHERGRRSDGPYVYRGIAGKMGTMISKGVEPPVQKKYKTGKKVVPTERHDRDALLAEFIAVHERLARALVAAKGLDLAAARVPLPIPMFSMRLGQSLAFEIAHARRHLWQARQVKASPGF is encoded by the coding sequence ATGACTGCCGCCGCGACCACGTCGCCCCGCGTATACAACCCGATCTCCGGCTCGAGCTGTGTTCCGCCGACCTACGCCGGCGATCTCGACGTCCTGCCGGGGTGTCTCGCCGCGGTGATCGAGGATGCCAAGTCGATCGTCGCCGGCCTCTCGGACGCGCAGTTCAATTGGAAGCCGTCACCGGGCCAATGGTCCGTCGCGCAATGCCTCAAGCATCTCGTGCTCACCGGAACGATCGCGGCGAACGGACAGGAGGCGGCCATCGCGCAACTGCACGAGCGCGGACGACGCTCCGACGGCCCGTACGTCTATCGCGGCATCGCCGGCAAGATGGGCACGATGATCAGCAAAGGCGTCGAGCCGCCCGTGCAGAAGAAGTACAAGACCGGCAAGAAGGTCGTGCCGACCGAGCGTCACGATCGCGACGCGCTGCTCGCCGAGTTCATTGCCGTGCACGAGCGACTCGCGCGGGCGCTCGTCGCGGCGAAGGGACTCGACCTCGCGGCCGCGAGAGTTCCCCTTCCCATTCCGATGTTCTCGATGCGGCTCGGCCAGAGCCTGGCGTTCGAGATCGCTCATGCGCGGCGGCACCTGTGGCAGGCGCGTCAAGTCAAAGCGTCACCGGGGTTCTAG
- a CDS encoding polysaccharide deacetylase family protein gives MTFPWFWLLVVGWMTLSPGVHARAVTPVHADSIRVPILVYHSIAKHRAGQDGEQRELDVDTTVFRTQMSYLANHGYQVISFPSLVDALQHGTAVPPRSVVITFDDGWETQYSIALPVLRQLHFTATFFIFSQPIGVDRGYMTWPQIMELQAAGMTIAAHSRTHPKLTLPTVSLASEVAGSRADIQREIGVAPDIFAYPYGIWDDRVAAAVRSAGFQAARALSGGEWNSSSSLFALHSVLATDNMQLFERALGP, from the coding sequence ATGACCTTCCCGTGGTTCTGGCTGCTGGTAGTTGGATGGATGACCCTTTCGCCGGGCGTCCACGCCCGAGCCGTGACGCCGGTCCACGCCGATTCGATTCGCGTCCCAATCCTCGTCTATCACTCGATCGCCAAACATCGCGCCGGCCAGGACGGCGAACAGCGCGAGCTCGACGTAGACACCACCGTTTTCAGAACGCAGATGAGCTACCTGGCCAACCACGGCTATCAGGTCATCTCGTTCCCGTCGTTGGTGGACGCGCTCCAGCACGGCACCGCCGTTCCGCCGCGGTCGGTCGTGATCACGTTCGACGACGGCTGGGAGACGCAGTACTCCATCGCGCTTCCTGTTTTGCGGCAGCTCCATTTCACGGCGACGTTCTTCATTTTCTCGCAGCCGATCGGCGTCGATCGGGGCTACATGACGTGGCCGCAGATCATGGAGCTGCAGGCGGCGGGCATGACCATCGCCGCCCACTCACGCACCCATCCCAAGCTGACGCTGCCGACCGTATCGCTGGCGAGCGAGGTCGCGGGGAGCCGCGCCGACATTCAGCGCGAGATCGGGGTCGCCCCGGACATTTTCGCGTATCCGTACGGCATCTGGGATGACCGCGTCGCCGCCGCGGTCCGCTCGGCGGGGTTCCAAGCGGCGCGCGCGCTGTCCGGCGGAGAATGGAATTCGTCTTCGAGCCTCTTCGCGCTGCACAGCGTGTTGGCGACGGACAACATGCAACTGTTCGAGCGAGCGCTCGGTCCGTAG
- a CDS encoding L,D-transpeptidase family protein: protein MSCNEIKRRARWTSSSVATIAVLAVAVACGRDGDGASQQGEVSKGWSPAQTVSIAGVSADDIRQAIQRRLHGTRPTEIAADRWLHVQRLYNSYNGAPLWMEAEGPNKPRTNALLRAIVNANDDALRLDAYPLPELVQAMGAVRDAKTPTADQLADADVLLTATYVALAEDLLGGQTDPKQLSQNWHIDGSGRAERVDSAVARSLRTAKLDEGIARMRPQYDDYAALQQSLDRFRGIVTKGGWPTVPSGKLLKRGEHDSAARLGALRARLAAEGFGPDSSDSTTRAAATVYDRALAGAVADFQAHHGIVVDSILGDSTVQSLNVTAQYRLAQIAANLERLRWLPRDPGQRYIIVNVPAFRLQAYDSGQKVLEMKVIVGEEYEGKQTPVFADTMQTVVFRPYWQITPNIQKNEIEPKIAADPGYLERNDMEYYKDGGETRIRQRPGDKNSLGLVKFLFPNDFNIYLHGTPEGQLFDKDVRAFSHGCIRLEKPEDLASWVLGWPLDRVTEYEHGDNNRSVRVPSRLPVYITYLTTYMRDGDLYFGNDLYGRDDKLVQQIASGSLASPEAAQNIDKLRKLVNE, encoded by the coding sequence ATGAGTTGCAATGAGATCAAGAGACGGGCGCGGTGGACGAGCTCGAGCGTAGCGACGATCGCCGTCCTCGCCGTGGCAGTAGCATGCGGACGCGACGGCGATGGCGCCTCCCAGCAAGGAGAGGTCAGCAAAGGCTGGTCGCCGGCGCAGACCGTCAGCATCGCGGGCGTCTCAGCGGACGATATTCGTCAAGCGATTCAGCGCCGGCTGCACGGCACGCGCCCGACCGAAATCGCCGCTGACCGCTGGCTCCACGTTCAACGCCTGTACAACTCGTACAACGGCGCCCCGTTGTGGATGGAAGCCGAAGGTCCGAACAAGCCGCGCACGAACGCGCTTTTGCGCGCGATCGTGAACGCGAACGACGACGCGCTGCGGCTCGACGCTTATCCGCTTCCGGAGCTCGTACAGGCGATGGGCGCTGTGCGAGACGCGAAGACACCGACGGCCGATCAGCTCGCCGACGCGGACGTTCTGCTCACGGCGACGTACGTCGCGCTCGCCGAAGACTTGCTCGGCGGCCAGACGGACCCGAAGCAGCTTTCGCAGAACTGGCACATCGACGGCAGCGGACGCGCCGAGCGCGTCGACAGCGCGGTTGCGCGAAGCCTGCGCACGGCGAAGCTCGACGAAGGCATCGCGCGCATGCGCCCGCAGTACGACGACTACGCGGCGCTGCAGCAGTCGCTGGATCGATTCCGCGGCATCGTGACGAAGGGCGGCTGGCCGACGGTGCCGAGCGGGAAGCTCTTGAAGCGAGGCGAGCACGACTCGGCGGCGAGGCTCGGCGCACTCCGCGCCCGTCTCGCGGCGGAAGGATTCGGACCCGACAGCTCCGACTCGACCACGCGCGCCGCCGCGACCGTGTACGATCGCGCGCTCGCCGGCGCCGTCGCCGACTTTCAGGCGCACCACGGCATCGTCGTCGACAGCATCCTCGGCGATTCGACCGTTCAGTCGCTCAACGTGACCGCGCAGTACCGACTCGCTCAGATCGCGGCCAATCTCGAACGGCTGCGGTGGCTGCCGCGCGATCCGGGACAGCGCTACATCATCGTGAACGTCCCGGCGTTCCGCCTACAGGCGTACGACAGCGGCCAGAAGGTGCTCGAGATGAAGGTCATCGTCGGCGAGGAGTACGAGGGAAAGCAGACGCCGGTGTTCGCGGACACGATGCAGACGGTGGTCTTTCGTCCATACTGGCAGATCACGCCGAACATCCAGAAAAACGAGATCGAGCCGAAGATCGCCGCCGACCCCGGCTACCTCGAGCGGAACGACATGGAGTACTACAAGGACGGCGGCGAGACGCGCATTCGGCAGCGCCCGGGGGACAAGAATTCTCTCGGCCTCGTGAAATTCCTCTTCCCCAATGACTTCAACATCTATTTGCACGGGACGCCGGAAGGCCAGCTCTTCGACAAGGACGTGCGCGCGTTCAGCCACGGCTGCATCCGTCTCGAGAAACCCGAGGATCTGGCGAGCTGGGTGCTCGGCTGGCCGCTCGACCGAGTGACGGAATACGAACACGGCGACAACAACCGCTCGGTGCGCGTTCCGTCGAGGCTGCCCGTCTACATCACGTACCTGACGACCTACATGCGCGACGGCGACCTCTATTTCGGCAACGATCTCTACGGACGCGATGATAAACTTGTGCAGCAAATCGCATCTGGATCGCTTGCGAGCCCGGAAGCTGCTCAGAACATCGACAAGTTGAGAAAACTCGTGAACGAATGA
- a CDS encoding CBS domain-containing protein, with protein MHVHDLLERKPVNLITVGPDAHLGAAVRLLVTHHIGALPVVDASGTLVGIVDERDVVRATHERFYSFDRLRVRDVMHTAPTCDEEDTIEEAMLRITLERQRHLLVTSGGTVRGVISLGDLVKARLQQVETEAGVLRDYVAAQRASR; from the coding sequence ATGCACGTGCACGACTTGCTCGAGCGAAAGCCTGTCAACTTGATCACCGTCGGACCGGATGCGCATCTCGGCGCGGCGGTTCGGCTGCTCGTGACCCACCACATCGGCGCGCTGCCGGTCGTGGACGCGAGCGGCACACTGGTGGGAATCGTCGACGAGCGGGACGTCGTGCGAGCCACGCACGAACGCTTCTACTCGTTCGATCGTCTGCGCGTCCGCGACGTGATGCACACCGCGCCGACGTGCGACGAAGAGGACACGATCGAAGAGGCGATGCTGCGCATAACGCTCGAGCGGCAGCGCCATCTGTTGGTCACCTCGGGGGGCACCGTGCGCGGCGTGATCTCGCTCGGCGACCTGGTGAAAGCCAGGCTCCAACAGGTCGAGACGGAAGCGGGCGTGCTACGCGACTACGTCGCGGCACAGCGGGCGAGTCGTTGA
- a CDS encoding prolyl oligopeptidase family serine peptidase, which translates to MRAPVPSLPLPSLRAASLAVVLSTAPFFVAYSQSGNESTAGATSRASAKKPEPKVLRLEDFAQWNRITSPALSPDGKWMTFTYSPNEGGQTILHVKELDGAKDYTASVGSAAGGGRAGGAPGGRGGGGGGGAPSFSSDSRWAAYMITPEVRASRAGGGAGRGRGGQQASTAGAPEGPTVAHLELLNLASGEKIAIPNAASWKFSNDAHWLAVKLNRAPVLVGATALVSIGADLIVRDMTSGVVRNIGNVNQFEFDDAGRLLAYTLDVPEKLGNGIYLLDPASGESRALNTAQADYDQLTWSPSGNNLTVLRGDKPRGMKQRENVLLAWQGVSTAESKAITYDPAKDASFPKGMVLSEFSAPRWSKDGSRVFVGVKEQEAEVAAADSNKANVDIWHWKDQTPQSVQIVQLQQLRRATLPAVVLLSSNKLVKLGDDNTRNVTPAANSNVAIARNDSAYRGEVAWGGSRADVYKVDVATGARTLIDKSLSREYGSSPDSKWYLYLKNKQLRAFNLADGSSVTLDASQVANKSFVNEDDDHAYEKPIWGLGGWAKDGKSVLLYDKYDVWSAPLDGSKATNITQGVGKAQGIQFRVVRFGAGGGRGGGGGRGGAGAAADSDGVDLSQPVTLSAYGDRTKKFGYWQVTPGQAPKPLIWEDKNVGGAIKASNADRVVFTEQDFNEFPDYWMTNTAFASPKKVTDANPFLSEFAWASKKVLIDYKDRLGHQLQGTLTLPAGYEPGKKYPMLVEFYEIMSNTHHNFPTPGYADSPQISIYASSGYAVFQPDVVYEIGKPGTSAVDCVTSGVKKVIELGYADPKHIGLHGHSWGGYQSSFIVTQTDLFAAVVTGAPPTNLTSFYSELYKSTGTVQQGITTVGQVRMGEGVDPYTNTKMFEEQSPIFHVKNIKTPFMILQGGDDGAVDYVEGLQFFNAARTAGKQVIFLTYPGQPHNLTDRDDQKDFAIRMKQFFDHYLMGQPMPQWMADGLPQVKKGSPIR; encoded by the coding sequence ATGCGCGCCCCGGTCCCCTCCTTGCCGCTTCCGAGTCTTCGCGCCGCCTCACTCGCGGTCGTGCTCTCGACCGCCCCCTTCTTCGTCGCATACAGCCAGTCGGGGAATGAATCGACGGCGGGCGCGACGAGCCGAGCGTCGGCCAAAAAACCGGAGCCGAAGGTCCTGCGGCTCGAGGATTTCGCGCAGTGGAATCGAATCACGTCGCCCGCGCTCTCTCCCGACGGCAAGTGGATGACGTTCACCTATTCGCCGAACGAGGGAGGACAGACGATCCTCCACGTGAAGGAGCTCGACGGCGCGAAGGACTACACGGCGTCCGTGGGCAGCGCCGCAGGTGGTGGACGGGCCGGCGGCGCCCCCGGCGGTCGCGGCGGCGGTGGAGGCGGCGGCGCTCCGTCGTTCAGTAGCGACTCGCGGTGGGCGGCCTACATGATCACGCCCGAAGTGCGTGCCAGCCGAGCTGGCGGCGGCGCGGGCCGCGGACGCGGCGGACAGCAGGCGTCAACAGCCGGCGCGCCGGAAGGACCCACAGTCGCGCACCTCGAGCTGTTGAATCTCGCGAGCGGCGAAAAAATCGCGATCCCGAACGCCGCCTCGTGGAAATTCTCGAACGATGCGCATTGGCTCGCGGTCAAGCTCAACCGTGCTCCCGTTCTGGTGGGCGCCACCGCGCTCGTGTCAATCGGCGCGGACCTCATCGTGCGCGACATGACGTCGGGCGTGGTGCGAAACATCGGCAACGTGAACCAGTTCGAGTTCGACGACGCCGGCCGCCTCCTCGCGTACACGCTCGACGTGCCCGAGAAACTCGGCAACGGCATCTACCTCCTCGACCCCGCCAGCGGTGAATCGCGCGCGCTCAACACCGCGCAAGCCGACTACGACCAGCTCACCTGGAGCCCGAGCGGCAACAACCTCACCGTGCTGCGCGGAGACAAGCCGCGCGGCATGAAACAGAGGGAGAACGTTCTCCTCGCCTGGCAGGGCGTCTCCACGGCCGAGTCGAAGGCGATCACCTACGACCCGGCCAAGGACGCGTCGTTCCCGAAGGGCATGGTCCTCAGCGAATTCAGCGCGCCGCGATGGAGCAAGGATGGGTCGCGCGTTTTCGTCGGCGTGAAGGAACAGGAAGCCGAAGTGGCCGCCGCCGATTCGAACAAGGCGAACGTGGACATCTGGCACTGGAAGGACCAGACGCCGCAGTCGGTGCAGATCGTCCAGCTTCAACAACTGCGTCGGGCCACGCTCCCGGCGGTCGTGCTTCTCTCGAGCAACAAGCTCGTGAAGCTGGGCGACGACAACACGCGGAACGTCACGCCGGCCGCGAACTCCAACGTCGCCATCGCGCGCAACGACTCGGCGTACCGCGGTGAGGTCGCGTGGGGTGGCAGCCGCGCCGACGTCTACAAGGTGGACGTCGCCACGGGCGCACGGACGTTGATCGACAAGTCGCTGTCGCGCGAGTATGGGAGTTCGCCCGACTCGAAGTGGTATCTCTACCTCAAGAACAAGCAGCTACGCGCGTTCAACCTGGCCGACGGTTCGTCGGTGACGCTCGATGCCTCGCAGGTCGCGAACAAGTCGTTCGTGAACGAGGACGACGATCATGCGTACGAGAAGCCGATCTGGGGGCTCGGCGGCTGGGCGAAGGACGGCAAGTCCGTGTTGCTGTACGACAAGTACGACGTGTGGAGCGCGCCGCTCGACGGCAGCAAAGCGACGAACATCACACAGGGCGTGGGCAAGGCGCAGGGGATTCAGTTCCGCGTCGTGCGGTTCGGAGCGGGCGGCGGCCGCGGCGGCGGCGGTGGACGGGGCGGCGCTGGTGCCGCGGCCGACAGCGACGGCGTCGACCTCTCGCAACCGGTCACGCTGAGCGCGTACGGCGACCGCACCAAGAAGTTCGGCTACTGGCAGGTGACGCCTGGGCAAGCTCCCAAGCCGCTCATCTGGGAGGACAAGAACGTCGGCGGCGCGATCAAGGCGTCCAACGCCGACCGCGTCGTGTTCACCGAGCAGGATTTCAACGAGTTCCCCGACTATTGGATGACGAACACCGCGTTCGCGTCGCCGAAGAAGGTCACCGACGCGAATCCGTTCCTCTCGGAATTCGCGTGGGCGAGCAAGAAGGTGCTGATCGACTACAAGGATCGCCTCGGCCACCAGCTGCAGGGTACGCTCACACTGCCCGCCGGCTACGAGCCGGGCAAGAAGTATCCGATGCTCGTCGAGTTCTACGAGATCATGTCGAACACGCATCACAACTTCCCGACGCCCGGCTACGCCGACAGCCCGCAGATCTCGATCTACGCGAGCAGCGGCTACGCGGTCTTCCAACCGGACGTCGTCTACGAGATTGGAAAACCCGGCACGTCGGCGGTGGACTGCGTGACGAGCGGTGTGAAGAAGGTGATCGAGCTCGGCTACGCCGATCCGAAACACATCGGGCTCCACGGCCACAGTTGGGGCGGATACCAATCGTCGTTCATCGTGACCCAGACGGACCTCTTCGCCGCCGTAGTCACCGGCGCGCCGCCGACCAACCTCACCAGCTTCTATAGTGAGCTGTACAAGAGCACCGGCACCGTACAGCAAGGCATCACGACGGTCGGCCAGGTGCGCATGGGCGAGGGCGTCGATCCGTACACGAACACGAAGATGTTCGAGGAGCAGTCGCCCATCTTCCACGTGAAGAACATCAAGACGCCGTTCATGATTCTGCAGGGCGGCGACGACGGTGCCGTCGACTACGTGGAGGGTTTGCAGTTCTTCAACGCCGCGCGCACCGCGGGAAAGCAGGTCATCTTCCTGACCTACCCGGGCCAGCCGCACAACCTCACCGATCGCGACGACCAAAAGGACTTCGCGATTCGCATGAAGCAGTTCTTCGATCACTACCTGATGGGCCAGCCGATGCCGCAGTGGATGGCCGACGGCCTGCCGCAGGTGAAGAAAGGCAGCCCGATTCGATAG
- a CDS encoding glutaminyl-peptide cyclotransferase has translation MADSAFTLINFVRMGMKALVAAVLLMTAISCERGNRGGNNAFSVTATFPHDPTAYTQGLFWADSVLFESTGLYGHSDVRRVDLRTGRVLASRPLAANRFGEGLALLHGRLYQLTWESGVAYTYDPATLAPGDSFHYEGQGWGLTTDGRSLIMSDGSDSLRVISPETFKTERVVHVKYRGEPLKQLNELEYDRGDVLANVYQTDWVLRIDPNTGNVRELLDFADLYRDRSPKAEVMNGIALAPDGTHLLLTGKFWPTLFEVRLDSARSAARP, from the coding sequence ATGGCGGACTCGGCATTCACGTTGATCAACTTCGTCCGAATGGGAATGAAAGCACTCGTCGCCGCCGTGTTGCTGATGACGGCAATCTCCTGTGAGAGGGGCAATCGCGGAGGAAACAACGCGTTCAGCGTCACGGCCACGTTCCCGCACGATCCGACCGCGTACACGCAGGGTCTTTTCTGGGCAGACAGCGTGCTGTTCGAGAGCACGGGCCTGTACGGTCATTCGGACGTGCGCCGCGTCGATTTGCGCACCGGTCGCGTGCTCGCGTCGCGCCCGCTTGCCGCGAACCGATTCGGCGAAGGACTCGCGCTGCTTCATGGGCGCCTCTACCAGCTCACGTGGGAATCGGGTGTCGCGTACACCTACGATCCAGCCACACTCGCTCCCGGCGACTCCTTCCACTACGAGGGTCAGGGCTGGGGGCTCACGACCGACGGCAGGTCGCTCATCATGAGCGACGGGTCGGACTCGCTGCGGGTCATCTCGCCGGAGACGTTCAAGACCGAGCGGGTCGTTCACGTCAAGTACAGGGGCGAGCCGCTCAAGCAGCTGAACGAGTTGGAGTACGATCGCGGTGACGTGTTGGCGAACGTCTATCAGACCGACTGGGTCCTACGAATCGACCCGAACACGGGCAATGTTCGAGAGTTGCTCGACTTCGCCGACCTCTATCGCGACCGGTCGCCGAAGGCCGAGGTCATGAACGGCATCGCGCTCGCGCCGGATGGAACGCACCTGCTCCTGACGGGCAAGTTCTGGCCGACGCTTTTCGAGGTCCGGCTCGACTCAGCGCGTTCGGCCGCACGCCCGTAG
- a CDS encoding CBS domain-containing protein — protein sequence MTTNVVTVSPEMSIREAMELFGKQHVSGAPVVSGGKLAGVVTGGDLMTFASALPGVPTERELADASNAYDEENSVERDAEDEAEPAAAYFAELWDDAGVDAAERAATVDTPEWNFLEEHDVSEVMTRAPLATLPPDAEVSTAAEMMKKRKVHRVLVTEGESLVGIVTAMDITKAAADQRLDGHPKR from the coding sequence ATGACCACGAATGTGGTGACCGTCAGCCCCGAGATGTCGATTCGCGAGGCGATGGAGCTCTTTGGCAAACAGCACGTGAGCGGCGCACCAGTGGTGAGCGGCGGCAAGTTGGCCGGCGTCGTCACCGGGGGCGACCTCATGACATTCGCCAGCGCATTGCCGGGCGTCCCGACCGAGCGTGAACTGGCGGACGCCTCGAACGCGTACGACGAAGAGAATTCGGTCGAACGCGACGCGGAAGACGAGGCGGAGCCCGCGGCGGCGTACTTCGCCGAGCTGTGGGACGACGCCGGCGTCGACGCCGCAGAACGTGCCGCGACGGTCGACACGCCGGAGTGGAATTTCCTCGAAGAACACGACGTGAGCGAGGTGATGACGCGCGCGCCGCTCGCCACGCTGCCGCCCGACGCCGAGGTGTCGACGGCCGCGGAGATGATGAAGAAGCGGAAGGTGCATCGCGTGCTGGTCACCGAGGGCGAGTCGCTGGTCGGAATCGTGACGGCCATGGACATCACGAAAGCCGCCGCCGATCAGCGACTGGACGGTCACCCGAAGCGTTGA